In Meiothermus sp. QL-1, one DNA window encodes the following:
- a CDS encoding YeeE/YedE family protein, producing MDGLSQPWPWYVAGPLIGLFVPLLLILGRRRFGISSSLRHLCAALGSRAPFFRYDWRAERWNLAFVLGIFLGGFGAGVLLPNSAPLELNPSVVASLQRLGLFPDGGLWPRELFALEALKNPKVFLFLLLGGMLIGFGARWAAGCTSGHSITGLSALQWPSLLATLGFFGGGLLSAHLLLPWFLSGLR from the coding sequence ATGGACGGGCTTTCCCAACCCTGGCCTTGGTACGTGGCGGGCCCCCTCATCGGCCTCTTCGTGCCCCTTCTCCTTATCCTCGGTCGTCGGCGTTTTGGCATTTCTTCTTCCCTCAGGCACCTTTGCGCGGCCCTCGGCAGCCGGGCTCCCTTCTTCCGCTATGACTGGCGGGCCGAGCGCTGGAACCTGGCCTTTGTGCTGGGAATTTTTCTGGGTGGGTTTGGGGCTGGGGTGCTTCTGCCCAACTCAGCCCCCCTCGAGCTGAACCCCTCAGTCGTTGCTTCCCTGCAGCGGCTGGGCCTCTTTCCCGATGGGGGGCTTTGGCCGCGGGAGCTTTTTGCCCTGGAGGCTCTAAAAAATCCCAAGGTCTTTCTCTTCCTGCTTCTGGGAGGGATGCTAATCGGTTTTGGAGCCCGCTGGGCAGCGGGCTGCACCTCGGGGCACTCCATCACCGGGCTTTCGGCCCTGCAGTGGCCCTCCCTGCTGGCCACCCTGGGCTTTTTCGGCGGCGGCCTTCTGTCGGCCCACCTGCTTTTGCCCTGGTTTTTGTCGGGCTTGAGGTAA
- a CDS encoding tRNA (adenine(22)-N(1))-methyltransferase TrmK, translating to MPGSTRLEPRLLAVAQEVTGPVHADIGADHARLPRYLLEKGQVKRVIVVEKHPGPYANAQRALAGLPAEVRLGDGLSALRPGEVHSLSLSGMGARLILRILQGHPTRLPPRLVLQPNDSAEPLRRWALQAGFALVREQMVEGFWRYNVLTLEKGHCTAYEGLPLELALAFGPLLLRQKHPLLRAELAAQLERLRRLPRVERVQREQARVEAALAWLEASTP from the coding sequence ATGCCTGGCTCTACTAGGCTCGAGCCCCGCCTGCTGGCCGTGGCCCAGGAGGTCACCGGCCCCGTCCACGCCGATATCGGCGCTGATCACGCCCGCCTGCCCCGCTATCTTCTGGAAAAGGGGCAGGTAAAGCGAGTTATCGTGGTGGAGAAACACCCCGGCCCCTATGCCAACGCCCAGCGGGCCCTGGCGGGGCTGCCGGCAGAGGTACGGCTGGGGGATGGGCTTTCGGCCCTGCGCCCCGGGGAGGTCCACTCCCTCAGCCTGAGCGGGATGGGGGCCCGGCTCATCCTGCGCATCCTCCAGGGCCACCCCACCCGGCTTCCCCCACGGCTGGTTTTGCAGCCCAACGACAGCGCCGAGCCGCTGCGGCGCTGGGCCCTGCAGGCGGGGTTTGCCCTGGTGCGGGAGCAGATGGTCGAGGGCTTCTGGCGCTACAACGTGCTCACCCTGGAAAAAGGGCACTGCACAGCCTACGAGGGCCTGCCCCTCGAGCTGGCCCTGGCCTTCGGGCCCCTGCTCCTCAGGCAGAAACACCCCCTGCTCCGGGCCGAGCTGGCCGCTCAACTAGAGCGCCTGCGCAGGTTGCCCCGCGTGGAACGCGTACAGCGGGAACAGGCCCGGGTAGAAGCAGCCCTGGCCTGGCTGGAGGCGAGCACGCCCTAG
- a CDS encoding long-chain fatty acid--CoA ligase: MRSTMMDFPLTLVHLLERAGSLFPKEEIVTRRPDKSLHRYTYADFYRRARRLASALQKAGLQKGDRVATLGWNTYAHLEAYFGVPVAGGVLHPLNLRLHPSEIAYIVNHAQDRFLIVDDVLLKLYEAIREQVKLEKVIVVPLSGQPVPEGYQSYEEFLEGGDEAFTYPQLGEEEAAAMCYTSGTTGRPKGVVYSHRSIALHSLASALPDALNLSGQDVLLPVVPMFHVLAWGLPYTGVMAGSKLVLPGPHLDPVSLLELFEAEGVTKTAGVPTIWLGVLQALEKEPTRWKLKPMEMVVGGSAAPEALIRGFDRFGHTVVHAWGMTEMSPLGTVSRLKRQLRGDPELEYRYRALQGLPTPWVEVRAVGEQGVVPWDGQSLGELQVRGPWVAKSYHNLEAESDKWTPDGWFRTGDVVAIDPEGYIRIADRTKDLIKSGGEWISSIDLENALMAHPAVKEAAVIAIPDPKWDERPLAVVVLKEGASATPEELRAFLEPRFAKWWLPDGYVFVDEIPRTSTGKFLKSKLREQYRDYKARSAASQP, translated from the coding sequence ATGCGGTCCACCATGATGGATTTCCCCCTGACCCTGGTGCACCTTTTGGAGCGCGCCGGCAGCCTGTTTCCCAAGGAAGAAATCGTGACGCGGCGGCCCGATAAATCGCTCCACCGCTACACCTACGCCGACTTCTACCGCCGGGCCCGCCGGCTGGCCTCGGCGCTGCAGAAAGCGGGCCTGCAAAAGGGCGACCGGGTGGCCACCCTCGGCTGGAACACCTACGCCCACCTCGAGGCCTATTTCGGCGTCCCGGTGGCGGGCGGGGTGCTGCACCCCCTGAACCTGCGGCTGCACCCCTCGGAGATTGCCTACATCGTAAACCACGCCCAGGACAGGTTCCTGATTGTGGACGACGTGCTATTGAAGCTCTACGAGGCCATCAGGGAGCAGGTGAAGCTGGAAAAGGTCATCGTGGTGCCCCTCTCGGGCCAGCCGGTGCCGGAGGGCTACCAGAGCTACGAGGAGTTTCTGGAGGGGGGCGACGAGGCCTTTACTTACCCCCAGCTGGGTGAGGAGGAGGCCGCCGCCATGTGCTACACCTCCGGCACCACCGGGAGGCCCAAGGGGGTGGTGTACTCGCACCGCTCCATTGCTTTGCACAGCCTGGCCTCGGCCCTGCCCGACGCCCTCAACCTCTCCGGCCAGGACGTCCTCCTGCCGGTGGTGCCCATGTTCCACGTCCTGGCCTGGGGCCTGCCCTACACCGGGGTGATGGCCGGGAGCAAGCTGGTGCTGCCGGGGCCGCACCTGGACCCGGTGAGCCTGCTGGAGCTTTTTGAGGCCGAAGGGGTAACCAAGACCGCCGGGGTGCCCACCATCTGGCTGGGGGTGTTGCAGGCGCTGGAGAAAGAACCCACCCGCTGGAAGCTAAAACCCATGGAGATGGTGGTGGGGGGAAGCGCCGCCCCCGAGGCCCTAATCCGGGGCTTCGACCGCTTCGGCCACACCGTCGTCCACGCCTGGGGCATGACCGAGATGAGCCCTTTGGGCACCGTGAGCCGGCTCAAGCGCCAGCTCAGGGGCGACCCCGAGCTCGAGTACCGCTACCGGGCCCTGCAGGGCCTGCCCACGCCCTGGGTGGAGGTGCGGGCGGTGGGCGAGCAGGGGGTGGTGCCCTGGGACGGCCAGTCGCTGGGGGAGCTGCAGGTGCGCGGGCCCTGGGTGGCGAAGAGCTACCACAACCTGGAGGCAGAGTCGGACAAGTGGACCCCAGACGGCTGGTTCCGCACCGGCGATGTGGTGGCCATCGACCCCGAGGGCTACATCCGCATCGCCGACCGCACCAAGGACCTGATCAAGTCTGGGGGCGAGTGGATCAGCTCGATTGACCTGGAGAACGCCCTGATGGCCCATCCGGCGGTGAAGGAGGCCGCCGTCATCGCCATTCCCGACCCCAAGTGGGACGAGCGTCCGCTGGCGGTGGTGGTGCTCAAGGAAGGGGCCAGTGCAACCCCGGAAGAGCTGCGGGCCTTCCTCGAGCCCAGGTTTGCCAAGTGGTGGCTGCCCGATGGCTACGTGTTTGTGGACGAAATCCCCCGCACCAGCACCGGCAAGTTCCTGAAGTCCAAACTGCGCGAGCAGTACAGGGACTACAAAGCCCGCTCCGCCGCATCCCAGCCCTGA
- a CDS encoding peptidylprolyl isomerase, whose amino-acid sequence MFGLNKRVVAVIFGILALAFVVGSILLFTPQGQRSTQGKTVLTVNGRPVSELELARARQNDPILSTNPEGLLRNLAEINFADRFVITTALLQDTARIRVSSGELRKELDSIRERFGLQKREDYDRFLTQVGYTDAQLRSELRDQIRINKRVEEIQNRAEPTEAEMRLYFELNRERYRNEERVLARQIVVDDRATAERVYAQATAPGADFAAIAKANSKLNAEQGGALGAQAGKSEPGPVTRVVFPNAVADAVFRLRDGQITRPIEAGGRFYIVKVEKYLPASDAPFEEVKDRVREDAKQVKGQGALEAYLEQLRARANVKVAEGAEFRHENPVVAKVGETEIRLAEVTQILFANPQVPQLFQQGLGELAVQFFLPQTLEQLISREAVVQAAQKLDQPFFGTKSDIATQAQQWQTRNVAVTEAEVRRYYDANLANFTIPASAKVQAVNFKKEDRAKAEAFRAAALKGGKLEDLAKANGGTVQDFGVVNPGILPPVPNRLVFLTRGTFPKGPLGEVSEVVKLEDGSFQVLIVNDRKAEVLRPFEEVKEQARQQVLAARRAEAAQRWVEEVRKAAKVENHLQKVLTALTPKKEESGQKEETKPGEGQSPSNQTPANR is encoded by the coding sequence GTGTTTGGACTCAACAAGCGGGTGGTTGCGGTAATCTTTGGCATCCTAGCCCTGGCCTTTGTGGTGGGCTCGATTCTCCTCTTCACGCCCCAGGGCCAGCGCAGCACCCAGGGCAAGACCGTTCTTACTGTCAATGGCCGACCGGTGAGCGAGCTCGAGCTGGCCCGGGCCCGGCAGAACGACCCTATCTTGAGCACCAACCCCGAGGGGCTCCTCAGGAACCTGGCCGAGATCAACTTCGCCGATCGCTTCGTGATAACCACCGCGCTTTTGCAGGACACGGCCCGCATCCGGGTCTCGAGCGGGGAGCTGCGGAAGGAGCTGGACAGCATCCGGGAGCGCTTTGGCTTGCAGAAGAGAGAAGACTACGACCGCTTCCTGACGCAGGTGGGCTACACCGATGCCCAGCTGCGGAGCGAGCTGCGCGACCAGATCCGCATCAACAAGCGGGTGGAGGAGATCCAGAACCGGGCCGAGCCCACCGAGGCGGAGATGCGGCTTTACTTTGAGCTCAACCGCGAGCGCTACAGGAACGAAGAGCGCGTGCTGGCCCGCCAGATTGTGGTGGACGATAGGGCCACCGCCGAGCGGGTTTACGCCCAGGCCACCGCGCCCGGGGCCGACTTTGCCGCCATTGCCAAGGCCAACTCCAAGCTGAACGCTGAGCAAGGCGGGGCCCTGGGGGCCCAAGCGGGCAAGAGCGAGCCGGGCCCGGTGACCCGGGTGGTCTTTCCCAACGCGGTGGCCGACGCGGTGTTCAGGCTGCGCGACGGTCAGATTACCCGGCCGATTGAGGCGGGGGGGCGTTTTTACATCGTGAAGGTGGAGAAGTACCTGCCCGCCAGCGATGCGCCCTTTGAGGAGGTCAAGGACCGGGTGCGGGAGGACGCCAAGCAGGTCAAGGGACAGGGGGCGCTGGAGGCCTACCTCGAGCAGCTCCGGGCCAGGGCCAACGTGAAGGTGGCCGAAGGGGCCGAGTTCCGCCATGAAAACCCGGTGGTGGCCAAGGTGGGGGAGACCGAGATTCGCCTGGCCGAGGTAACCCAGATCCTCTTCGCCAACCCCCAGGTGCCCCAGCTTTTCCAGCAGGGCCTGGGCGAGCTGGCGGTGCAGTTCTTCCTGCCCCAGACCCTAGAGCAGCTTATCAGCCGGGAGGCCGTGGTGCAGGCTGCGCAGAAGCTGGACCAACCCTTCTTTGGCACCAAGAGCGACATCGCCACCCAGGCCCAGCAGTGGCAGACCCGCAACGTCGCTGTAACCGAAGCGGAGGTGCGCCGGTACTACGATGCCAACCTGGCCAACTTCACCATTCCCGCTTCGGCCAAGGTGCAGGCGGTGAATTTCAAAAAGGAGGACCGGGCCAAGGCTGAGGCCTTCCGGGCCGCGGCCCTAAAAGGCGGCAAGCTCGAGGACCTGGCCAAGGCCAACGGCGGCACCGTGCAGGACTTTGGGGTGGTCAACCCTGGCATCCTGCCCCCGGTGCCCAACCGGCTGGTCTTCCTGACCCGCGGCACCTTCCCCAAAGGACCTTTGGGCGAGGTGAGCGAGGTGGTGAAGCTGGAGGACGGCAGCTTCCAGGTGCTCATCGTGAACGACCGCAAGGCCGAGGTGTTGCGCCCCTTCGAGGAGGTCAAGGAGCAGGCCCGCCAGCAGGTGCTGGCCGCCCGCCGGGCCGAGGCCGCGCAGCGGTGGGTAGAGGAGGTGCGCAAGGCGGCCAAGGTGGAGAACCACCTGCAGAAGGTGCTCACCGCGCTCACCCCCAAGAAGGAGGAAAGCGGCCAGAAGGAGGAGACCAAGCCCGGCGAAGGGCAAAGCCCCTCCAACCAGACACCGGCCAACCGGTAA
- a CDS encoding DUF6691 family protein gives MSDEFPLQQNPVEQNRAALWPYLLAGVAFGFVAVRSEIVSWYRIYEMFHFASFHMYGVIGSAVLTGALSLWVLRRWGYSLRPPEPGRYRYALGGLAFGLGWGLVGACPGPIYALLGSGVAGALVVFLGALLGTYLYGLLQRWLPH, from the coding sequence GTGTCTGACGAATTCCCGCTCCAGCAAAACCCTGTTGAGCAGAACCGGGCCGCGCTCTGGCCCTACCTTCTGGCGGGGGTGGCCTTTGGGTTTGTGGCCGTTCGCTCGGAGATTGTATCGTGGTACCGCATCTACGAGATGTTCCACTTCGCCTCGTTCCATATGTATGGGGTGATTGGCAGTGCGGTGCTCACCGGGGCGCTTTCGCTTTGGGTTTTGCGCCGCTGGGGTTACAGCCTGCGTCCACCTGAGCCTGGCCGCTACCGGTATGCCCTGGGGGGATTGGCGTTCGGCCTGGGCTGGGGGCTGGTGGGGGCTTGCCCGGGGCCCATCTACGCTCTTCTGGGCAGCGGGGTGGCGGGGGCTTTGGTGGTTTTCCTGGGGGCTTTGCTCGGTACCTACCTCTACGGCCTGCTGCAACGTTGGCTGCCGCACTAG
- a CDS encoding alpha/beta fold hydrolase → MSVPIVFLHAFPYSPAMWAPQLSVVRGHPTLVPDILGFESLEQAAAHVLVEMDARGWQRAVFVGLSMGGYVIFRLWNLEPERFVGLVLADTRATPDTPEGRRLRLEQAERVEREGMAFFPEATLQGHLGATTHARRHALLEEVRQAQLQADPARVAQSLRALAHRPDSTPLLPHIAVPALVLVGEEDTLTPPAEARAMNSAIPDSRMLILPEAGHLANLENPKAFNTALLGFLQELR, encoded by the coding sequence ATGTCTGTGCCCATCGTTTTTCTACACGCCTTTCCCTACAGCCCGGCCATGTGGGCCCCCCAGCTATCCGTCGTGCGGGGGCACCCCACTTTGGTGCCGGATATCCTGGGGTTCGAAAGCCTGGAACAAGCTGCAGCCCATGTGCTGGTGGAGATGGACGCCCGGGGCTGGCAGCGGGCCGTCTTTGTGGGCCTCTCCATGGGGGGGTACGTGATCTTCCGCCTGTGGAACCTGGAGCCCGAACGCTTCGTGGGGCTGGTGCTGGCCGACACCCGGGCCACCCCGGACACCCCCGAGGGGCGGCGGCTGCGGCTGGAACAGGCCGAGCGGGTAGAACGCGAGGGGATGGCCTTTTTCCCCGAGGCCACGCTGCAAGGACACCTGGGGGCCACCACCCACGCGCGGCGACACGCGCTGCTGGAGGAGGTGCGCCAGGCCCAGCTCCAGGCCGACCCCGCCCGGGTGGCCCAGAGCCTCCGGGCGCTGGCCCACCGGCCCGACTCCACCCCCCTCCTGCCCCACATCGCGGTGCCGGCGCTGGTTTTGGTGGGCGAGGAGGATACCCTGACCCCTCCCGCCGAGGCCCGGGCCATGAACAGCGCCATCCCCGACAGCCGGATGCTCATCCTTCCCGAGGCCGGCCACCTCGCCAACCTGGAAAACCCCAAGGCCTTCAACACCGCCTTGCTGGGCTTCCTGCAGGAACTCCGCTAG
- a CDS encoding endonuclease V: MQPPPLPLPSSLEEARAWQQALAQRVVLQGDLSRVRYLAALDASHPPRFSRPRGPSVAVAVLWDRTREEVLEVATAELEEALLFPYVPGFLSFREAPLYLAALARLSRPPEALLVDGQGIAHPRGLGIAAHLGVHLELPSLGVAKTRLFGQPEAELPQMAGAAVRLMAKEQVGWVYRSRSGVKPLFISPGHRVGLQACLDFVRSLPCKTRLPEPLRRAHLEAGAARRAAM, translated from the coding sequence ATGCAACCCCCTCCCCTACCCCTACCCTCGAGCCTCGAAGAGGCCCGGGCGTGGCAGCAAGCCCTGGCCCAACGGGTGGTGCTGCAGGGGGACCTGAGCCGGGTGCGCTACCTGGCCGCGCTGGACGCCTCCCACCCCCCCCGCTTCTCCAGGCCCAGGGGCCCCTCGGTGGCCGTGGCGGTGCTCTGGGACAGGACCAGGGAGGAGGTTCTCGAGGTGGCCACGGCGGAGCTCGAGGAAGCCCTTCTCTTCCCGTACGTGCCCGGCTTTCTCTCGTTCCGCGAGGCCCCTTTGTACCTGGCCGCCCTGGCCCGGCTCTCCCGGCCCCCTGAGGCCCTGCTGGTGGACGGGCAGGGCATCGCCCATCCCCGAGGCCTGGGCATCGCCGCTCATCTGGGGGTGCACCTGGAGCTGCCCAGCCTGGGGGTAGCCAAGACCCGGCTCTTCGGCCAGCCCGAGGCCGAGCTGCCCCAGATGGCCGGCGCGGCGGTGCGGTTGATGGCCAAAGAGCAGGTGGGCTGGGTCTACCGCAGCCGCAGCGGGGTGAAGCCCCTCTTCATCTCCCCCGGGCACCGTGTAGGGCTGCAGGCATGCCTGGACTTCGTGCGCTCCTTGCCCTGCAAAACCCGCCTACCCGAGCCTCTGCGCCGCGCCCACCTCGAGGCCGGGGCGGCCCGCCGGGCGGCAATGTGA
- a CDS encoding M20/M25/M40 family metallo-hydrolase — translation MSSAIDRYLEANLEAYLQETIRLCAQPSVSATGEGVLECASLVEQILRQRGFQTWKIEGYGNPVVVGRAQGRSERTLLFYNHYDVQPPEPLELWDSPPFEPQIREGKLFARGAKDDKGEFMARIAAVDAARAAHGGELPCGVLFVVEGNEEVGSPGIARFVQDHLDLLRCDGAVWEEGGIDQEGRPGTSLGRRGILAVELEVQTLSRDAHSGSAHILPSAAWRMVRVLASLKDENERVLIPGFYEKVRPASEEDLELLRRLPDSEAYLRESFGVRGFVNNLSGFELRKAVFNPTCNIQGITAGYQGPGTKTVIPARASAKLDFRLVPDQDPTDILKKLRAHLDAEGFTDVRIVHADHMFPFRTSPKHPLVDLAARTAQEVYQKPYQLIPMTGGSSPVYAFAGPLGIPVIDAGVGFGVSNRTHAPNEHIRIQDFHNAARHIARILEGFAGI, via the coding sequence ATGTCCAGCGCCATAGACCGCTACCTGGAGGCCAACCTCGAGGCTTACCTGCAAGAGACCATCCGGCTCTGCGCCCAGCCCAGCGTCTCGGCCACCGGCGAGGGGGTGCTCGAGTGCGCCAGCCTGGTGGAGCAAATCCTGCGGCAGCGCGGCTTCCAGACCTGGAAAATTGAGGGCTACGGCAACCCGGTGGTGGTGGGCCGGGCCCAGGGCCGATCCGAGCGCACCCTGCTCTTCTACAACCACTACGATGTGCAGCCCCCCGAGCCCCTAGAGCTTTGGGACTCACCCCCATTCGAGCCGCAAATCCGCGAGGGCAAGCTCTTTGCCCGGGGGGCCAAGGACGACAAGGGCGAGTTTATGGCCCGCATCGCCGCAGTGGACGCGGCGCGGGCGGCCCATGGGGGCGAGCTCCCCTGCGGGGTGCTCTTCGTGGTGGAGGGCAACGAGGAAGTGGGCAGCCCCGGCATCGCCCGGTTCGTGCAGGACCACCTGGACCTGCTCCGCTGCGACGGGGCCGTCTGGGAGGAGGGCGGCATCGACCAGGAGGGGCGACCCGGCACCTCGCTCGGGCGGCGGGGGATTCTGGCGGTGGAGCTGGAGGTCCAGACCCTCTCGCGCGACGCCCACTCCGGCAGTGCCCACATCCTGCCCAGCGCGGCCTGGCGCATGGTGCGGGTGCTGGCCTCGCTCAAGGACGAGAACGAGCGCGTCCTCATCCCCGGCTTTTACGAAAAGGTGCGCCCGGCCTCTGAGGAAGACCTGGAGCTTCTGCGCCGCCTGCCCGATAGCGAGGCCTATTTGCGCGAGAGCTTTGGGGTGCGGGGCTTTGTCAACAACCTAAGCGGTTTTGAGCTGAGAAAGGCGGTCTTCAACCCCACCTGCAACATCCAGGGCATCACCGCCGGCTACCAGGGGCCCGGTACCAAAACCGTCATCCCGGCCCGGGCCAGTGCCAAGCTGGACTTCCGCCTGGTGCCCGACCAGGACCCCACCGACATCCTGAAAAAGCTGCGGGCCCATCTGGACGCTGAAGGCTTCACCGACGTGCGCATCGTCCACGCCGACCACATGTTCCCCTTCCGCACCAGCCCCAAGCACCCCCTGGTAGACCTCGCCGCCCGCACCGCCCAGGAGGTCTACCAAAAGCCCTACCAGCTCATCCCCATGACCGGCGGCAGCTCGCCGGTGTACGCCTTCGCCGGTCCTCTGGGCATCCCGGTGATTGACGCTGGGGTGGGCTTCGGCGTTTCCAACCGCACCCACGCCCCCAACGAGCACATCCGCATCCAGGACTTCCACAACGCCGCGCGGCACATCGCCCGGATTTTGGAGGGCTTTGCTGGGATTTAG
- a CDS encoding CCA tRNA nucleotidyltransferase yields MERLSFLPKLYLVGGAVRDLLAGLEPEDLDFATAAPPEEVMRLAAAHGIRAVPTGLEHGTVTLLIDHHPYEVTTFRRDVETYGRRARVVWGQSIEEDLARRDFTIGAIAMDAEGRVVDPFGGQQDLKRGLIRAVGDPKERFREDYLRVIRAGRLAARYGFSIEENTLQAAREVAPQVLEHVAVERVTAELEKAFRDPRPSPFLRYLYELGLLGRLIPELEGTHLLLQDPRWHPEGDVLTHVLEVVDRAPPRYRWHALLHDIGKKDTAVRRPEGYYSFPGHAEVGARLIPRIAQDLRLPSHLREEIATTTALHMVPALTPPTPAAIRRFQARAGPHLEAVRAVFEADGAGRRPPEAWRFFEPQPTPIEPLLKGRHLIARGHTPGPAFGPMLQAAYQHQLETGETDLEKLYQVALAAGSKPR; encoded by the coding sequence ATGGAGCGGCTTTCGTTCCTCCCCAAGCTCTACCTGGTGGGGGGAGCCGTGCGGGACCTCCTGGCAGGGCTCGAGCCCGAGGACCTCGACTTCGCCACGGCCGCTCCCCCGGAAGAGGTCATGCGCCTGGCCGCAGCCCACGGAATCCGAGCGGTGCCCACGGGCCTCGAGCACGGCACCGTAACCCTCCTAATAGACCACCACCCCTACGAGGTCACCACCTTTCGCCGCGATGTAGAGACCTACGGCCGCCGGGCCAGGGTGGTCTGGGGCCAGAGCATCGAGGAAGACCTGGCCCGGCGCGACTTCACCATCGGGGCCATCGCTATGGACGCCGAGGGCCGGGTGGTCGACCCCTTTGGCGGGCAGCAAGACCTGAAACGAGGCCTTATCCGGGCCGTGGGCGACCCCAAGGAGCGCTTCCGCGAGGACTACCTGCGGGTCATCCGGGCGGGCAGGCTCGCCGCGCGCTATGGCTTTTCCATAGAGGAAAACACCCTGCAGGCCGCCCGCGAAGTGGCCCCGCAGGTGCTCGAGCACGTGGCCGTGGAGCGGGTCACCGCCGAGCTCGAAAAGGCCTTCCGCGACCCTCGGCCCAGCCCGTTCCTGCGCTACCTCTACGAGCTGGGCCTCCTGGGGCGCCTCATCCCCGAGCTCGAGGGCACCCATCTACTCCTGCAAGACCCCCGCTGGCACCCCGAGGGGGATGTGCTCACCCACGTGCTGGAGGTGGTGGACCGGGCCCCTCCCCGCTACCGCTGGCACGCCCTGCTGCACGACATCGGCAAGAAAGACACCGCGGTGCGGCGGCCCGAGGGCTACTACAGCTTTCCCGGTCACGCGGAGGTGGGGGCCCGCCTCATACCCCGCATCGCCCAGGACCTGAGGCTGCCCAGCCACCTGCGCGAGGAAATCGCGACCACCACGGCCCTGCACATGGTGCCGGCGCTCACCCCCCCCACCCCGGCGGCCATCCGGCGCTTCCAGGCCCGGGCCGGGCCCCACCTGGAGGCCGTAAGGGCGGTGTTCGAGGCCGATGGGGCCGGGCGGCGCCCCCCCGAGGCCTGGCGGTTCTTCGAGCCCCAGCCCACCCCCATTGAGCCCCTCCTCAAAGGGCGTCACCTCATTGCGCGGGGACACACCCCGGGCCCCGCCTTTGGCCCCATGCTGCAGGCCGCCTACCAGCACCAGCTCGAGACCGGCGAGACCGACCTGGAGAAGCTCTACCAGGTTGCCCTGGCCGCCGGCTCGAAACCCCGCTAA
- a CDS encoding MBL fold metallo-hydrolase — MRKVSRREALKVLGAAGVTAGTLGAMAQPSPPLPNGAGFYRFRLGEYTLIVLSDGQTPPGNAFPNWGANPGRQAEFEAALRENFLEPTQFINNFNPMVIDTGRQKILVDTGRGQAGRLLSNLANAGLRPTDINLVFITHGHGDHIGGLVQGGQPVFANAQHLIGETELEFWLSQANPPANLLALRDRFTRVRPGAEIAPGVTAVDTAGHTVGHLAVQVSSGGQTLWHLGDAGGHYILSFRFPDHYLGFDANPQQAVATRARLWQTAAAERIMVVGYHFAWPGVGFVRRAGNAYEFVPAFFVF; from the coding sequence ATGCGCAAGGTTTCCCGTCGAGAGGCCCTCAAGGTGCTGGGCGCCGCCGGTGTTACAGCAGGTACACTAGGGGCCATGGCCCAGCCCAGCCCCCCCCTGCCCAACGGCGCGGGCTTTTACCGCTTCCGGCTGGGGGAGTACACCCTGATTGTGCTGAGCGACGGTCAGACCCCCCCGGGCAACGCCTTCCCCAACTGGGGGGCCAACCCGGGCCGCCAGGCCGAGTTCGAGGCCGCCCTCAGGGAGAACTTCCTCGAGCCCACCCAGTTCATCAACAACTTCAACCCCATGGTCATCGACACCGGACGGCAGAAAATCCTGGTGGACACCGGGCGGGGCCAGGCTGGGCGGCTTCTTTCGAACCTGGCCAATGCCGGCCTCCGCCCCACCGACATCAACCTCGTCTTCATCACCCACGGCCACGGCGACCACATCGGCGGCCTGGTGCAGGGCGGCCAGCCGGTCTTCGCCAACGCCCAGCACCTCATCGGCGAGACCGAGCTGGAGTTCTGGCTCAGCCAGGCCAATCCCCCCGCCAACCTACTGGCCCTGCGCGACCGCTTCACCCGGGTGCGGCCCGGGGCCGAGATCGCCCCTGGGGTAACAGCGGTGGATACCGCGGGCCACACCGTGGGCCACCTGGCGGTGCAGGTAAGCTCGGGAGGGCAGACGCTCTGGCACCTGGGCGATGCCGGGGGGCACTACATCCTTTCTTTCCGCTTCCCCGACCACTACCTGGGCTTCGACGCCAACCCCCAGCAGGCCGTGGCCACCCGGGCACGCCTGTGGCAGACCGCCGCCGCCGAGCGGATTATGGTGGTGGGCTACCACTTCGCCTGGCCGGGGGTGGGCTTCGTGCGCCGGGCGGGCAACGCCTACGAGTTCGTGCCAGCCTTCTTTGTCTTCTAG
- the ndk gene encoding nucleoside-diphosphate kinase — protein MERTFIMVKPDGVRRGLTGEIIQRIERKGFQIVAMKKMRIPRELAELHYAEHREKPFFEGLVAFITSGPVVAMVVEGPGAIAEMRRLMGATRPWEAAPGTIRADFATTVDENVIHGSDGPESAAREIGIFFRPEEIL, from the coding sequence ATGGAACGTACCTTTATCATGGTCAAGCCCGACGGCGTGCGCCGGGGGCTTACCGGCGAGATTATCCAGCGCATCGAGCGCAAGGGCTTCCAGATTGTGGCCATGAAGAAGATGCGCATCCCCCGCGAGCTGGCCGAGCTGCACTACGCCGAGCACCGGGAGAAGCCCTTTTTCGAGGGCCTGGTGGCCTTTATCACCAGTGGACCGGTGGTGGCGATGGTGGTGGAAGGTCCTGGGGCTATCGCCGAGATGCGCCGCTTGATGGGGGCCACCCGGCCCTGGGAGGCCGCCCCCGGCACCATCCGGGCGGACTTTGCCACCACCGTGGACGAGAACGTGATTCACGGCTCGGACGGGCCCGAGAGCGCTGCGCGCGAGATTGGGATCTTCTTCCGGCCGGAGGAAATCCTCTAG